The following are from one region of the Advenella mimigardefordensis DPN7 genome:
- a CDS encoding MFS transporter: MLSAAPSNSNQATVPLIALAIGAFGIGTTEFGPMGMLPAIADGIDVSIPTAGMLVSAYAIGVMIGAPIMTLLLARRPRRQALIMLMAIFTLGNLLSAFAPDFTSLVGARFITSLNHGAFFGVGSLVAASLVPREKQASAVAAMFLGLTIANIGGVPAAAWLGTTIGWRQSFASISVLGVLAMLALRFALPEGEKGQVPDVRAELRVLTRPNVLMAMTTTVLGAGAMFTLYTYINPTLETLTHASPPFITGMLVLVGIGFTIGNTLGGKLADRSLQGALVLFLSLIAISMLAFPFLAASQVGVALALVVWGTATFAIVPPLQTWVMREATGAPGLASSVNVGAFNLGNAVGAALGGLVLRSGLGYTVVPVAGAALALLSLLLVLLQFRSVRRQAAIATQTC; the protein is encoded by the coding sequence ATGTTATCTGCTGCACCTTCAAACAGCAATCAGGCCACCGTTCCGTTAATTGCACTTGCAATTGGCGCCTTCGGTATTGGCACCACGGAATTTGGCCCCATGGGTATGCTGCCGGCGATCGCCGACGGCATTGATGTATCCATCCCCACCGCAGGTATGCTGGTGTCGGCGTACGCGATCGGAGTCATGATTGGCGCGCCAATCATGACCTTGTTGCTGGCCAGGCGCCCGCGCCGACAGGCATTGATCATGCTGATGGCGATTTTCACCCTGGGCAACCTGCTGTCGGCGTTTGCGCCCGACTTCACCAGTCTGGTGGGTGCGCGCTTTATTACGAGTCTGAACCACGGCGCCTTTTTTGGTGTGGGTTCTCTGGTCGCGGCCAGCCTGGTTCCCCGGGAAAAACAGGCCAGCGCGGTTGCGGCCATGTTTCTGGGGCTAACGATTGCCAATATCGGGGGTGTGCCTGCTGCTGCCTGGCTGGGCACGACGATCGGTTGGCGCCAGTCATTTGCATCCATTTCCGTACTGGGCGTGCTTGCCATGCTCGCACTGCGCTTTGCGCTGCCTGAGGGAGAGAAAGGCCAGGTGCCGGATGTTCGTGCAGAATTGCGTGTGCTGACCCGCCCGAATGTGCTGATGGCCATGACCACAACGGTATTGGGCGCAGGCGCCATGTTTACCCTGTACACCTATATCAATCCGACCTTGGAAACGCTAACCCATGCTTCGCCGCCATTCATCACCGGCATGCTGGTGCTGGTGGGTATTGGTTTTACGATCGGCAATACTCTGGGTGGCAAGTTGGCTGATCGATCCTTGCAGGGGGCGCTGGTACTGTTTCTGTCCCTGATCGCCATCAGCATGCTGGCCTTCCCTTTCCTGGCTGCATCTCAGGTTGGCGTGGCACTGGCATTGGTGGTATGGGGTACGGCCACGTTCGCGATTGTGCCTCCCCTGCAAACCTGGGTGATGCGAGAAGCGACCGGCGCACCCGGATTGGCCTCGTCAGTTAATGTGGGAGCCTTTAACCTTGGCAATGCCGTGGGTGCTGCGCTGGGCGGGCTGGTCCTGCGCTCGGGTCTGGGCTACACGGTGGTGCCGGTGGCGGGTGCTGCGCTGGCGCTATTGAGTCTGCTGCTTGTGCTGCTACAGTTCAGAAGTGTGCGTCGGCAGGCGGCGATCGCGACGCAGACCTGCTGA
- a CDS encoding MFS transporter, which yields MNTSTKSGHSASAAALASSSYSFLKAVFALGVGGFSIGIGEFVIMGLLPDAATDLGVSIPTAGHLISAYAIGVVVGAPVLAVLSARVPRRTLLMLLMVIYALGNFVSAIAPAYESMMLMRFFSGLPHGTYFGVAALVAAHLAPPGKRAQAVGLVMLGLTTATLVGVPIAAGLGQWLGWRAAFVLVGAIALIAVGLVRLWIPNLRASEGASPWRELSALKRKQVWLTLGIAGIGFGGMFSVFSYVKPTLMNLAGLPEAGVPIVLALFGLGMVAGNLVGSRLADRALMPTIGGLLVWSGIVLTAFCFTSHNIWLGSFNVLLVGTAVALGPALQIRLMDVAGEAQTLAAALNHSAFNMANALGAWLGGITISMGLGWESTGWVGTLLALCGLLIFFWAVVDMRKGAVASAKQ from the coding sequence ATGAACACATCAACTAAATCCGGCCATTCCGCAAGCGCTGCTGCTCTCGCGTCTTCGTCCTATTCCTTTCTGAAAGCCGTGTTCGCACTGGGTGTGGGTGGTTTCAGCATTGGCATCGGTGAGTTTGTCATCATGGGATTGTTGCCCGATGCTGCCACCGATCTGGGCGTTTCCATCCCGACGGCCGGTCACCTGATCAGTGCCTATGCGATTGGTGTGGTGGTGGGTGCCCCCGTACTGGCGGTTCTGAGCGCCCGTGTGCCGCGGCGCACGTTGCTGATGCTTCTGATGGTCATTTACGCACTCGGCAACTTTGTCAGTGCGATCGCACCGGCCTATGAATCGATGATGCTGATGCGATTTTTCAGTGGCCTGCCGCATGGCACGTATTTCGGCGTGGCCGCATTGGTTGCTGCTCATCTGGCGCCGCCCGGCAAACGGGCGCAGGCCGTGGGGCTGGTCATGTTGGGGCTGACCACTGCAACCCTGGTGGGAGTGCCCATTGCGGCAGGGTTGGGACAGTGGCTGGGCTGGCGCGCCGCATTTGTTCTGGTGGGTGCGATCGCGCTGATTGCGGTAGGCTTGGTGCGGCTGTGGATTCCGAATTTGCGCGCGAGCGAAGGCGCCAGCCCCTGGCGTGAATTGAGCGCCCTTAAGCGCAAACAGGTCTGGTTGACGCTGGGGATCGCGGGCATCGGCTTTGGCGGGATGTTTTCCGTTTTCAGTTATGTCAAGCCGACACTGATGAATCTGGCCGGTTTGCCGGAAGCAGGCGTGCCTATCGTGTTGGCGCTTTTCGGTCTGGGTATGGTAGCGGGCAACCTGGTTGGTTCGCGCCTGGCCGATCGTGCCCTTATGCCGACCATTGGCGGGCTGCTGGTGTGGTCGGGCATCGTGCTGACCGCTTTTTGCTTCACTTCGCACAACATCTGGCTGGGGTCGTTCAACGTATTACTGGTTGGCACTGCAGTGGCCCTGGGTCCGGCACTGCAAATTCGACTGATGGACGTGGCTGGGGAAGCCCAGACGCTGGCTGCCGCCCTGAATCACTCAGCCTTCAATATGGCCAACGCGCTGGGTGCCTGGCTTGGCGGTATCACCATTTCGATGGGACTTGGATGGGAGTCCACAGGCTGGGTTGGTACCTTGCTGGCACTCTGCGGACTGCTGATATTTTTCTGGGCGGTTGTTGATATGCGTAAAGGGGCGGTGGCGTCCGCAAAACAATAA
- a CDS encoding TonB-dependent receptor gives MATPSAFTTIKRAGRGPVSFIGRLARRVSVGSLIGVTPIAYAQTDVTQLTPILVSGVDNGLASPYAGGQVARGGGLGVLGNADVMTTPFNTTNYTEQLIRDTQARTLADVVANEASVRNTTSTGSFSEDFQIRGFTVNSSDVGLNGLYGLTSGSRIPTAMMERVEVLKGPGTLMYGISPNGTIGGNINIVTKRAEDEPLTRLTTSYESKSVLGAHLDMGRRFGEDKQWGIRFNGVYKNGKTSMDDGSQKLGLGALALDYRSDKLRWTLDAYSQRETVQNFRAQNGFHPDISYIPSAPSGHRAIYDGADLLIRDSAVATRLEYDISDNLMVYGAVGYRYGATEQDFPSARTIDGVDESGNFRVTNSWYDAYSRNKTGEIGARAKFNTFGIKHLLTVSGSVLKSEAGSFYLSDPTGRVVDSNIYDPVPINPMTGSREASTKTSENTLTSLSLTDTLSFADDRILVTGGLRRQQVKTENFNNHGEVTSSYNESAVSPLFGIVVKPVDNVSIYGNFTSGLTTGGTAPMTAANAGEVFPPYKSNQYEAGIKVDWGRVITTLSAFQIDRPNAITDPNTNVYSFDGEQRNRGIELSAVGELQPGLRLMASATFYNAKQRRTQGGVNDGNRASGVPKSAFNLAADWDVPWVPDLSVGGRMIHTSSMPYDAENKLTLPSWTRFDLSARYKTKVMGRPVTLRASVENVLNKRYWLSSSAKLTVVTAAAPRTFLLSAEMEF, from the coding sequence ATGGCTACGCCATCCGCATTCACGACCATCAAGCGGGCGGGGCGCGGTCCCGTATCGTTCATAGGCCGATTGGCAAGGCGCGTGAGTGTCGGGTCGCTCATTGGCGTTACCCCAATCGCTTATGCTCAAACAGATGTGACCCAGCTGACGCCGATTCTTGTTTCCGGTGTCGACAATGGACTGGCCTCTCCATATGCCGGCGGTCAGGTGGCGCGCGGCGGTGGTCTGGGAGTGCTGGGTAACGCAGATGTCATGACCACGCCTTTCAACACGACCAATTACACCGAACAACTGATCCGGGATACGCAGGCGCGTACGCTGGCAGATGTGGTCGCCAATGAAGCGTCGGTACGCAATACGACATCGACAGGCAGCTTCAGCGAGGATTTCCAGATTCGCGGTTTCACCGTCAACAGCAGCGATGTGGGCCTTAACGGCCTTTATGGCTTGACCTCTGGCAGCAGGATTCCGACGGCAATGATGGAACGGGTCGAGGTGCTCAAGGGGCCGGGAACGCTCATGTATGGCATCAGCCCGAACGGCACCATCGGTGGCAATATCAATATCGTTACCAAGCGGGCAGAAGACGAACCCCTAACACGCCTCACCACCAGTTACGAAAGTAAATCGGTGCTGGGTGCGCATCTGGATATGGGTCGTCGTTTTGGCGAGGATAAACAATGGGGTATCCGGTTTAATGGCGTCTATAAAAACGGTAAAACCAGTATGGATGATGGTTCACAAAAGCTCGGGCTGGGCGCGCTGGCGCTGGATTACCGCTCCGACAAACTGCGCTGGACGCTGGATGCGTATTCACAGCGCGAGACGGTGCAAAATTTCAGGGCTCAAAACGGTTTTCATCCCGATATATCTTATATTCCGTCAGCGCCATCGGGACATCGGGCGATTTATGATGGCGCTGATTTGCTGATCCGCGATTCTGCCGTTGCGACGCGTCTGGAATATGACATCTCCGATAATTTGATGGTTTATGGAGCCGTTGGCTATCGTTACGGCGCCACTGAACAGGATTTTCCTTCTGCGCGCACCATAGACGGCGTGGATGAGTCTGGGAATTTCCGTGTGACCAATTCCTGGTATGACGCGTACTCGCGCAACAAAACCGGTGAAATTGGTGCGCGCGCCAAATTCAATACATTTGGCATTAAGCATCTGCTGACGGTATCTGGTTCGGTTCTGAAATCTGAAGCGGGCAGCTTCTATCTTTCGGATCCGACAGGACGCGTTGTCGATTCGAATATTTATGACCCGGTGCCGATCAATCCCATGACTGGAAGCCGGGAAGCGTCAACCAAAACTTCCGAGAACACCCTTACCAGCTTGTCTTTGACAGACACGCTATCGTTCGCTGATGATAGAATTCTGGTGACAGGCGGGCTGCGCAGACAGCAGGTTAAAACAGAAAATTTCAACAACCACGGTGAGGTGACCTCGTCTTATAACGAAAGCGCGGTGTCTCCGCTGTTCGGGATTGTGGTCAAACCCGTCGATAATGTTTCCATATACGGCAACTTTACGTCCGGCCTGACAACAGGCGGTACTGCGCCAATGACGGCCGCAAATGCCGGGGAAGTGTTCCCGCCTTACAAGTCCAATCAATATGAAGCGGGTATCAAGGTGGATTGGGGGCGCGTGATTACCACGCTTTCCGCTTTCCAGATAGACCGCCCGAATGCGATTACTGATCCGAACACAAACGTTTATAGTTTCGATGGTGAGCAACGCAATCGAGGCATCGAACTGTCTGCCGTTGGTGAACTGCAGCCGGGCTTGCGCTTGATGGCAAGCGCAACGTTCTATAACGCTAAACAGCGTCGTACGCAAGGCGGTGTCAACGACGGGAACAGGGCCAGTGGCGTACCCAAAAGTGCGTTCAATCTCGCCGCAGATTGGGATGTCCCCTGGGTGCCGGACTTGAGCGTAGGCGGCCGCATGATACATACATCCTCGATGCCATATGATGCAGAGAATAAACTCACGTTGCCTTCCTGGACAAGGTTTGATCTGAGTGCACGCTACAAGACAAAAGTAATGGGGCGGCCCGTTACTTTACGGGCCAGCGTAGAGAACGTATTGAACAAGCGATACTGGCTCTCCAGCAGTGCCAAGCTGACGGTTGTTACTGCTGCGGCGCCGCGTACTTTCCTGCTATCGGCCGAAATGGAGTTTTGA
- a CDS encoding glutathione S-transferase N-terminal domain-containing protein, whose translation MTPDHPIFRRWPAQHPDLLQLFSAPTPNGVKVGIMLEETGLAYEAHRIDIMANESHDPAFLALNPNGKIPAIYDPDGPGGKPLALFESGAILLYLADKTGKLISADPATRYETIQWVMWQMGGVGPMFGQLGFFHKFAGKAYEDKRPLERYVTESARLLDVLDKQLAGREWVMGADYTIADISLLGWVRNLIGFYEAREIVGFDRFKHVQAWLDRGLARPAVQIGLQVTAA comes from the coding sequence ATGACACCCGATCATCCGATTTTCAGACGCTGGCCCGCACAGCATCCAGATCTGCTGCAATTGTTTTCCGCCCCAACGCCCAACGGTGTGAAAGTGGGTATCATGCTTGAAGAAACCGGCCTTGCCTACGAGGCGCACCGAATCGACATTATGGCAAACGAAAGTCACGATCCGGCTTTTCTCGCGCTCAACCCCAATGGCAAAATTCCCGCCATCTACGATCCCGACGGGCCTGGCGGCAAGCCGCTGGCGCTGTTCGAATCGGGCGCGATCCTGCTGTATCTGGCTGATAAGACGGGGAAACTTATTTCTGCCGATCCCGCCACGCGTTACGAGACGATCCAGTGGGTGATGTGGCAAATGGGCGGTGTCGGACCGATGTTCGGACAATTGGGCTTTTTTCACAAATTTGCCGGCAAGGCTTATGAAGACAAGCGCCCGCTGGAGCGCTATGTCACCGAATCGGCACGACTGCTGGACGTTCTGGATAAGCAACTCGCGGGCCGTGAGTGGGTAATGGGTGCAGATTACACCATCGCCGATATTTCTTTGCTCGGCTGGGTGCGCAATCTTATCGGCTTTTATGAAGCGCGTGAGATTGTCGGTTTCGATCGTTTTAAACACGTGCAAGCCTGGCTTGATCGCGGCCTTGCGCGTCCGGCAGTGCAGATTGGACTGCAGGTAACGGCGGCCTAG
- a CDS encoding winged helix-turn-helix transcriptional regulator: MGKASHSRFDCSPGCAVEAAINLIDGRWKSIILFHLLSGTLRFSEIRRTLASITPRMLTNQLRELEQDGLITRKVYPQVPPKVEYSLSDLGMSMAPILHALKAWGDAHLNLYGKPHLKDDRSSDTEHFNRGQSET; the protein is encoded by the coding sequence ATGGGAAAAGCCAGCCATTCTCGTTTTGACTGCAGCCCTGGCTGCGCCGTCGAAGCGGCCATTAATCTTATCGATGGAAGGTGGAAGTCGATCATCCTGTTTCATCTTTTGTCGGGCACCTTGCGCTTCAGCGAAATTCGTCGCACTTTAGCCAGCATAACCCCACGCATGCTAACCAATCAGCTACGCGAATTGGAACAGGATGGCCTGATCACGCGCAAAGTGTATCCACAGGTTCCGCCCAAGGTTGAATACAGCCTGTCGGATTTGGGAATGAGCATGGCGCCGATTCTCCATGCGCTCAAAGCGTGGGGTGATGCCCATCTGAATCTTTATGGAAAGCCTCACCTGAAGGATGACCGGAGCTCAGATACCGAACACTTCAACAGAGGACAATCAGAAACATAG
- a CDS encoding zinc-binding alcohol dehydrogenase family protein — MKAIGYKSACTLDRQDALVDFNPERPRAVGRDMLVEIQAISVNPVDTKIRKNVAPEAGETKVLGWDAVGKIVEIGDAVTLFKPGDEVFYAGSLVRPGANSQFHLVDERIVGRKPKTLNHAEAAAMPLTAITAWEMLFDRLDIRKPVPGAANAVVIIGGAGGVGSIAIQLVRALTDLTVIATASRPETQAWVQGLGAHHVVDHSKPIASQIAALNIGSPAFVFSTTQTLQHLADIVELIAPQGRFGLIDDPAGIDIMSFKRKSVSIHWEFMFTRSMFETPDMSQQGILLNEVAGLIDQGKIRTTVTKKLSPINADNLMKAHQLIESGKSKGKLVLEGF, encoded by the coding sequence ATGAAAGCAATTGGCTACAAATCGGCTTGTACCCTCGATCGCCAGGACGCCCTGGTTGATTTCAATCCTGAACGGCCACGTGCAGTCGGACGCGATATGCTGGTCGAGATTCAGGCAATCTCCGTCAATCCGGTGGACACTAAAATTCGTAAAAACGTCGCGCCCGAAGCGGGGGAAACAAAAGTGCTTGGATGGGACGCCGTCGGCAAAATAGTGGAAATTGGCGATGCGGTTACGCTGTTCAAACCTGGCGATGAGGTTTTCTATGCGGGCTCTTTGGTTCGGCCCGGCGCCAATAGTCAATTCCATCTTGTTGACGAGCGGATCGTTGGACGTAAACCCAAAACACTGAACCATGCGGAAGCGGCAGCCATGCCCCTGACCGCTATTACTGCCTGGGAAATGTTATTTGATAGACTCGATATCCGCAAACCAGTCCCTGGCGCTGCGAATGCAGTTGTGATTATTGGGGGGGCGGGAGGTGTTGGTTCCATTGCCATACAGCTTGTGCGAGCGCTCACGGATCTGACCGTTATCGCGACCGCTTCCCGTCCGGAAACACAGGCGTGGGTCCAGGGTCTTGGCGCTCATCATGTGGTGGATCATAGTAAACCAATAGCGTCACAGATCGCTGCGCTGAATATCGGATCGCCGGCGTTTGTATTTTCGACAACGCAGACCCTGCAGCATCTTGCTGACATCGTCGAGTTGATTGCGCCTCAGGGACGTTTCGGTTTGATCGATGATCCGGCAGGGATCGATATCATGAGTTTCAAGCGTAAATCTGTATCGATACACTGGGAATTTATGTTTACGCGCTCCATGTTTGAGACGCCGGATATGAGTCAGCAGGGAATATTGCTGAACGAAGTAGCCGGTTTGATTGATCAGGGGAAAATTCGTACAACTGTGACGAAAAAACTAAGTCCTATCAATGCTGACAATCTGATGAAAGCACACCAACTGATCGAAAGCGGAAAATCCAAAGGCAAACTGGTGCTGGAAGGATTTTGA
- a CDS encoding ABC-F family ATP-binding cassette domain-containing protein — protein MITLKNVTLRRGTKVLLDKTSVTLNPGEKVGLVGRNGAGKSSLFAVLNGTLHEDSGEFSIPSQWRMSQVAQDMPETEQSATDFVVEGDTVLLAAQDEVTAAEASDDGMRMAHAYMALHDAGAHDAAARAQALILGLGFGVAELDRPVNSFSGGWRMRLQLARALMCPSDLLLLDEPTNHLDLDALVWLEAWLKNYAGTLVVISHDREFLDAITNVTLHIDHGTLVRYGGNYSKFEDMRAEQMLLQQAAHARQQEKVAHLQKFIDRFKAKASKAKQAQSRVKALERMEKIAPVLADAEFQFEFKAPLSMPNPMLVLTNGRFGYPPADDAPVDAKPTVIVQNINRTVLAGQRIGILGANGQGKSTLVKTIAGALAPIGGEIIPGKGLNIGYFSQQELDVLRPAETPLEHMIRLVRDTPASMRPSAMDCREQGLRNFLGTFNFSGDMVKQAVGSMSGGEKARLVLCMIVWQRPNFLLLDEPTNHLDLATREALSVALNEFEGSAMLVSHDRALLRSVCDEFWLVSRGGMTDFDGDLDDYQIYLLEEAKRQREAASGRQVA, from the coding sequence ATGATTACTCTCAAGAACGTGACTCTGCGTCGCGGCACCAAAGTATTGCTCGACAAAACTTCTGTCACCCTCAATCCCGGGGAAAAGGTCGGCCTGGTGGGGCGCAACGGCGCAGGCAAATCTTCCTTATTCGCGGTGCTCAACGGCACACTGCATGAGGACAGTGGCGAGTTTTCCATTCCATCGCAATGGCGTATGTCGCAAGTGGCACAGGACATGCCGGAAACCGAGCAGAGTGCAACCGACTTCGTGGTGGAAGGCGACACCGTTCTGCTGGCCGCGCAGGACGAGGTCACGGCAGCTGAGGCCAGTGATGATGGCATGCGCATGGCGCACGCGTATATGGCCCTGCATGACGCGGGTGCGCATGATGCGGCTGCCCGTGCGCAGGCGCTGATTCTGGGACTGGGTTTTGGCGTGGCTGAGCTTGACCGGCCGGTGAACAGTTTTTCCGGCGGCTGGCGGATGCGTCTGCAACTGGCGCGGGCGCTGATGTGCCCTTCGGATTTGCTGTTACTGGACGAACCCACCAATCACCTGGATCTGGACGCGCTGGTATGGCTGGAAGCCTGGCTTAAAAACTATGCCGGTACACTGGTCGTGATCAGCCATGACCGCGAGTTTCTTGACGCGATCACCAACGTGACGCTGCATATCGATCATGGCACGCTGGTGCGCTACGGTGGCAATTACAGCAAGTTTGAAGACATGCGCGCAGAACAAATGCTGCTGCAGCAGGCCGCGCACGCCAGGCAACAGGAAAAGGTTGCGCACCTGCAAAAATTCATTGACCGCTTCAAGGCCAAAGCCAGTAAGGCCAAGCAGGCGCAAAGCCGCGTCAAGGCACTTGAGCGCATGGAAAAAATTGCACCTGTGCTGGCCGATGCCGAGTTTCAGTTTGAATTCAAGGCTCCGCTTAGCATGCCCAACCCCATGCTGGTGCTCACCAACGGCCGCTTCGGCTATCCTCCAGCTGACGACGCGCCGGTCGACGCCAAACCTACAGTTATTGTGCAGAATATCAACCGTACTGTCCTGGCGGGACAGCGCATCGGTATTCTGGGTGCCAATGGGCAAGGCAAGTCAACGCTGGTCAAAACCATAGCCGGCGCACTGGCGCCTATCGGGGGCGAGATTATTCCTGGTAAAGGCCTGAATATCGGTTATTTTTCCCAGCAGGAATTGGATGTGTTACGCCCAGCTGAGACGCCGCTGGAGCATATGATTCGACTGGTGCGCGACACGCCGGCCAGCATGCGGCCCAGCGCCATGGATTGTCGCGAACAGGGGTTGCGCAATTTCCTGGGCACGTTTAATTTCAGTGGTGATATGGTCAAGCAGGCAGTCGGCAGCATGAGCGGTGGGGAAAAAGCGCGCCTGGTGTTGTGCATGATTGTCTGGCAGCGTCCCAATTTTCTGCTGCTGGATGAACCGACCAATCACCTGGATCTGGCGACCCGGGAGGCGCTGAGCGTCGCGCTGAACGAATTCGAAGGTTCGGCGATGCTGGTCAGCCACGACCGCGCCTTGTTGCGTTCGGTCTGCGATGAATTCTGGCTGGTGTCACGCGGCGGCATGACAGACTTTGACGGTGACCTGGATGATTACCAGATATATCTGCTGGAAGAGGCCAAACGGCAGCGGGAAGCGGCGAGCGGCAGACAGGTTGCTTGA
- a CDS encoding GntR family transcriptional regulator — MTLNFSGDNSSMVQKIRPPKPLTEEVHGILLEMICNGTLKEGERITQDGLAEMLGVSRQPITQSIAQLKSQGFISDYDKKGVMVSYIDATSLIQMYHVRAALDSLACREISRKFVDQSYGDADKQEGINLLTEGRLAYQQQDISRSVECDMNFHQFLYHKSGNPVILESTKILWFHMRRLMRAILTNNVRPPERVWDEHEAIWHAAYTGSIALAEELAKKHAEEAAEKLARIFLEQNKGETSSISDDEIRYW, encoded by the coding sequence ATGACTCTTAATTTTTCAGGCGACAACAGTTCAATGGTGCAAAAAATCCGGCCGCCCAAGCCTTTGACAGAAGAAGTCCACGGGATCTTATTAGAGATGATTTGCAATGGGACGCTAAAGGAAGGCGAAAGAATCACCCAGGACGGCTTAGCAGAAATGCTGGGCGTCTCGCGGCAACCCATCACGCAAAGCATTGCGCAACTGAAAAGCCAGGGGTTTATTTCCGACTACGATAAAAAGGGCGTCATGGTGTCGTATATCGACGCCACGTCCCTGATCCAGATGTACCACGTCAGGGCCGCACTCGACAGCCTGGCATGCCGGGAGATTTCCAGAAAATTTGTTGATCAGTCATATGGGGACGCGGACAAGCAGGAGGGCATCAATCTCTTGACGGAAGGGCGGCTCGCGTATCAGCAACAGGACATAAGCCGATCTGTCGAATGCGACATGAACTTCCATCAGTTTCTATATCATAAATCCGGCAACCCCGTGATCCTTGAGTCGACCAAGATCCTCTGGTTCCATATGCGCAGGCTGATGAGAGCGATTCTGACAAATAATGTACGTCCGCCGGAACGCGTTTGGGACGAGCATGAAGCCATATGGCATGCTGCCTATACCGGAAGCATTGCCCTGGCTGAAGAGTTGGCAAAAAAGCACGCCGAAGAGGCAGCAGAAAAGCTGGCGAGAATCTTTCTTGAACAAAACAAAGGGGAAACCAGTAGCATTTCAGACGATGAAATAAGATATTGGTAA
- a CDS encoding phytanoyl-CoA dioxygenase family protein gives MKLTEEQLKTFDELGYLYLPGCFNAEEVARLKAAAQDVFSEQREEIWREKNGVPRTAFACHKYNQTCNALVGDHRLVEPLEQLFGEQVYVHQFKINAKAAFTGEVWQWHQDFPTWHKDDGMPEPRAMNIAIFLDDVMPINGPLMIVPKSHKHGALQSSHDQQTTSYPLWTLDNDTVTKLVENNGIVTPTGKAGGVLMFHANIVHGSAGNITPYPRRIVYLTLSALSNAITNPTRPEFIAHTDFTPVTSASDGMDQQCLAALSS, from the coding sequence ATGAAGTTAACAGAAGAACAATTGAAGACATTCGATGAGCTAGGATACTTATACTTGCCCGGATGTTTCAACGCCGAAGAGGTGGCGCGCCTGAAAGCGGCTGCGCAGGATGTGTTTAGCGAACAGCGGGAGGAAATCTGGCGAGAAAAGAACGGGGTTCCCAGAACCGCTTTTGCTTGTCATAAATATAACCAAACGTGTAATGCGCTGGTGGGCGATCACCGCCTGGTCGAGCCACTTGAACAGCTGTTTGGCGAGCAAGTATATGTACATCAGTTCAAAATCAATGCCAAGGCAGCATTTACGGGTGAAGTATGGCAATGGCATCAGGATTTCCCGACCTGGCATAAAGATGACGGGATGCCTGAGCCTCGCGCAATGAACATCGCCATATTCCTGGATGATGTGATGCCGATCAACGGCCCTTTGATGATCGTTCCGAAAAGCCACAAGCATGGCGCCCTGCAAAGTTCACATGATCAGCAGACAACGTCTTATCCGCTTTGGACCCTGGATAACGACACCGTGACCAAGTTAGTAGAAAACAACGGAATCGTTACACCAACCGGTAAAGCAGGTGGGGTATTGATGTTCCATGCAAATATTGTCCACGGTTCAGCTGGGAACATTACGCCGTATCCAAGGCGCATAGTCTATCTCACGCTTTCAGCGCTATCAAACGCAATCACCAATCCTACAAGACCAGAATTCATCGCCCATACAGATTTTACTCCCGTCACGAGCGCTTCCGACGGAATGGATCAGCAGTGCCTGGCAGCCTTGAGTTCCTGA